In Streptomyces longhuiensis, the following proteins share a genomic window:
- a CDS encoding S8 family serine peptidase → MTLDPQRAPISGARRAARLAAAAGLVAALTAAGPIPLAYSAAADTTPSTDAPVKSAGDKLGSSDAQLLDQAEAAGDKNVTMMIATAPGATEQVAHQLDAVKGGSVGRTYDKLGYVRATVPTAKADAAIKAAEKLSSVQGIDLRHEIELDDPTPAGDTAKASKGAEGSYAAPGKSTPAKNPYNPSFETGAVDFVKDNPKADGRGVTIGILDSGVDLGHPALQKTTTGERKIVDWVTSTDPLVDGDATWRAMVTDVSGPTFTFGGRTFKAAAGSYQVSTFKESATTGGDAKGDLNRDGDTTDSWTVLYDAKAGTVTVDLNNNADFTDDTPMKPYKDGYQIGYFGKDNPATDVVERIPFVVEIRKDVPMDPLGGDWIGKKADFVNIGVIESEHGTHVAGITSANGLFGGKMSGAAPGAKLVSSRACTWSGGCTNVALTEGMADLVTKRGVDIVNMSIGGLPALNDGDNARAALYKRLIDTYGVQLVISAGNSGPGANTIGDPGLADKVISVGASISKETWAANYGSGVTKRYAMMPFSSRGPREDGGFTPTITAPGAAINTTQTWLPGSPVAEAGYNLPAGYSMLQGTSMASPQAAGASALLLSAAKQKHIALTPAKLRTALTSTAKHISGEQAYAEGSGLIDIVDAWKSIKRGADAHTYTVKAPVDTAIDYALRDPGFGTGIYDREGGLKAGQKKTYDVTVTRTSGPDRAVRHELSLKNNSGSTFRIVGDDTVSLPLNKPVTVKVQAAPKSAGLRSAILEVDDPRTEGVDQQVMATVVVATPLAKPSYTFSDSGSVQRNSTKSYFLTVPEGAKSLEVAMGGLKDKSQTRFISIHPYGVPVDDTSTPSCYPNYNPDNVCRPDLRSYADPQAGVWEIEVEARRTSPQLDNPYKLDVAVLGAAFDPAVQTVPEAKVGTPANVSWKVTNKFAALDGKLKGGPLGSSKTARPSLKEGETQTSTVVVPAGAERLDVAIGGVSDNAADLDLTVYDQGGNQVGQSADGDSEEAVSISKPAAGTYTVEVVGYSVPSGSTEYDYRDVFFSPTLGQVKVDEAKSVKLGNGASTQVTAEVVAAAAAPEGREFFGEVQLLNGRGTVAGLGSVKIEKVTP, encoded by the coding sequence TCGGCTACGTCCGCGCCACCGTGCCGACCGCCAAGGCGGACGCCGCGATCAAGGCGGCCGAGAAGCTCTCCTCCGTGCAGGGCATCGACCTGCGCCACGAGATCGAGCTCGACGACCCGACCCCGGCCGGCGACACCGCCAAGGCCTCGAAGGGCGCCGAAGGCTCCTACGCCGCGCCCGGCAAGAGCACCCCGGCGAAGAACCCGTACAACCCGTCCTTCGAGACGGGCGCCGTCGACTTCGTGAAGGACAACCCGAAGGCCGACGGCCGCGGCGTCACGATCGGCATCCTCGACTCCGGTGTGGACCTCGGTCACCCGGCGCTCCAGAAGACCACCACCGGCGAGCGCAAGATCGTCGACTGGGTCACCTCGACCGACCCGCTCGTCGACGGCGACGCCACCTGGCGCGCGATGGTCACCGACGTGAGCGGCCCGACGTTCACGTTCGGCGGCCGGACCTTCAAGGCCGCGGCCGGCTCGTACCAGGTCTCGACGTTCAAGGAGTCCGCCACCACCGGCGGCGACGCCAAGGGCGACCTGAACCGCGACGGCGACACCACCGACTCCTGGACCGTCCTCTACGACGCCAAGGCCGGCACGGTCACCGTCGACCTGAACAACAACGCCGACTTCACCGACGACACCCCGATGAAGCCGTACAAGGACGGCTACCAGATCGGGTACTTCGGCAAGGACAACCCGGCGACCGACGTCGTCGAGCGGATCCCGTTCGTCGTGGAGATCCGCAAGGACGTCCCGATGGACCCGCTGGGCGGCGACTGGATCGGCAAGAAGGCCGACTTCGTCAACATCGGCGTCATCGAGTCCGAGCACGGCACGCACGTCGCGGGCATCACCTCCGCCAACGGCCTGTTCGGCGGCAAGATGAGCGGTGCCGCGCCCGGCGCGAAGCTCGTCTCCTCGCGCGCCTGCACCTGGTCCGGCGGCTGCACCAACGTCGCGCTCACCGAGGGCATGGCCGACCTCGTCACCAAGCGCGGTGTCGACATCGTCAACATGTCGATCGGCGGCCTGCCCGCCCTCAACGACGGTGACAACGCGCGCGCCGCGCTCTACAAGCGCCTCATCGACACCTACGGCGTCCAGCTCGTGATCTCCGCGGGCAACTCCGGCCCCGGCGCGAACACCATCGGCGACCCCGGCCTCGCCGACAAGGTCATCTCCGTCGGCGCGTCCATCTCCAAGGAGACCTGGGCCGCCAACTACGGCTCCGGCGTGACGAAGCGCTACGCCATGATGCCGTTCTCGTCGCGCGGCCCGCGTGAGGACGGCGGCTTCACGCCGACCATCACCGCGCCCGGCGCCGCGATCAACACGACGCAGACCTGGCTGCCGGGCTCCCCGGTCGCCGAGGCGGGCTACAACCTGCCGGCCGGCTACTCGATGCTCCAGGGCACCTCGATGGCCTCCCCGCAGGCCGCGGGCGCCTCGGCCCTGCTGCTCTCCGCCGCCAAGCAGAAGCACATCGCCCTCACCCCGGCGAAGCTGCGCACGGCGCTCACCTCGACCGCGAAGCACATCAGCGGCGAGCAGGCGTACGCCGAGGGCTCCGGCCTCATCGACATCGTCGACGCGTGGAAGTCCATCAAGCGCGGCGCGGACGCCCACACGTACACGGTGAAGGCCCCGGTCGACACCGCGATCGACTACGCGCTCAGGGACCCGGGCTTCGGCACCGGCATCTACGACCGCGAGGGCGGCCTCAAGGCCGGCCAGAAGAAGACCTACGACGTCACCGTCACGCGTACGTCGGGCCCGGATCGCGCGGTCCGTCACGAGCTGTCCCTCAAGAACAACTCGGGCTCCACGTTCCGCATCGTCGGCGACGACACCGTCTCGCTGCCGCTGAACAAGCCGGTCACCGTCAAGGTGCAGGCCGCGCCGAAGAGCGCCGGTCTGCGCAGCGCCATCCTGGAGGTGGACGACCCGCGCACCGAGGGCGTCGACCAGCAGGTCATGGCGACCGTCGTCGTCGCGACGCCGCTCGCGAAGCCGTCGTACACGTTCTCGGACTCCGGCTCCGTGCAGCGCAACAGCACGAAGTCGTACTTCCTGACGGTCCCCGAGGGCGCGAAGTCCCTCGAGGTCGCGATGGGCGGTCTGAAGGACAAGAGCCAGACCCGCTTCATCTCGATCCACCCGTACGGCGTCCCGGTCGACGACACCTCGACCCCGAGCTGCTACCCGAACTACAACCCGGACAACGTCTGCCGCCCCGACCTGCGTTCGTACGCGGACCCGCAGGCCGGCGTCTGGGAGATCGAGGTCGAGGCGCGCCGTACGTCGCCGCAGCTCGACAACCCGTACAAGCTGGACGTCGCCGTGCTCGGCGCGGCCTTCGACCCGGCCGTGCAGACCGTCCCCGAGGCCAAGGTCGGCACCCCGGCCAACGTCTCCTGGAAGGTGACGAACAAGTTCGCCGCGCTCGACGGCAAGCTGAAGGGCGGTCCGCTCGGCTCGTCGAAGACGGCGCGTCCGTCCCTCAAGGAGGGTGAGACGCAGACCTCCACGGTCGTCGTCCCCGCGGGCGCCGAGCGTCTGGACGTCGCCATCGGCGGCGTCTCCGACAACGCCGCCGACCTGGACCTGACGGTCTACGACCAGGGCGGCAACCAGGTCGGCCAGTCCGCCGACGGCGACTCCGAGGAGGCCGTCAGCATCAGCAAGCCGGCCGCCGGCACGTACACGGTCGAGGTCGTGGGCTACTCCGTCCCGTCCGGTTCGACGGAGTACGACTACCGCGACGTGTTCTTCTCCCCGACGCTCGGCCAGGTCAAGGTCGACGAGGCGAAGTCCGTGAAGCTCGGCAACGGTGCCTCGACCCAGGTCACCGCCGAGGTCGTCGCCGCGGCGGCCGCGCCGGAGGGCCGCGAGTTCTTCGGCGAGGTGCAGCTCCTGAACGGGCGCGGCACGGTCGCCGGGCTCGGCAGCGTGAAGATCGAGAAGGTCACGCCGTAA
- a CDS encoding sigma-70 family RNA polymerase sigma factor, with the protein MLRRRTRRAEAADPLDAAQEDRVRAVLSLGGVPHGDLQDGVQQVRLRLLERAARGDEAPRDVSAWAAVVASNLAMDWHRARRRQERLGERLASLRQEQPAQDGAESRVLSLAVAQGLDELPDTQRQVVVLRFYADLPVRAIAEELGIPEGTVKSRLHTAVRMLRARLREGEVV; encoded by the coding sequence TTGCTGCGCAGAAGAACGCGCCGCGCGGAGGCGGCCGATCCGCTGGATGCCGCACAGGAGGACCGGGTGCGGGCCGTGCTGTCGCTGGGAGGGGTACCGCACGGCGACCTTCAGGACGGCGTGCAGCAGGTGCGGCTGCGGCTGCTGGAACGGGCCGCGCGGGGCGACGAGGCGCCGCGCGACGTGTCGGCGTGGGCCGCCGTCGTCGCCTCGAACCTGGCGATGGACTGGCACCGGGCACGTCGCCGCCAGGAACGGCTCGGCGAGCGCCTCGCCTCGCTGCGCCAGGAACAGCCCGCGCAGGACGGCGCCGAGTCGCGCGTCCTGTCGCTGGCGGTGGCGCAGGGCCTGGACGAGCTGCCGGACACCCAGCGCCAGGTCGTCGTGCTGCGCTTCTACGCGGATCTCCCGGTGCGGGCGATAGCCGAGGAGCTGGGCATTCCGGAGGGCACGGTCAAGAGCAGGCTGCACACGGCGGTACGAATGCTGCGGGCGCGACTGCGCGAAGGGGAGGTGGTGTGA